The following proteins are co-located in the Solanum pennellii chromosome 8, SPENNV200 genome:
- the LOC107028159 gene encoding protein ENHANCED DISEASE RESISTANCE 2-like — protein sequence MSKVVHEGWMVRYGRRKIGKSFLHMRYFVLETKLLAYFKTKPQGNVAPIKTLQIDGNFRVEDRGLKTHHGQMVYVLSVYNMKEKHDQITMAAFNIQEALIWKEKIESVIDQHQESVGGSRAKLNDFKSGTESTGRTTSDQESPFSAAEDEDESQQNMLRGTTIANAIDPPESVVDWTKESESDLANPKYRRLLYCQNGLRIFEELLNVDLLPKGCSRAMKAVGVVEATCEEIFELVMSMDATRFEWDCSFLYGSLVEEVDGHTAILYHRLRLDWFPSFIWPRDLCYVRYWRRNDDGSYVVLFRSREHKNCNPLPGYVRAHIESGGFNISPLKPRNGRPRTQVQQLMQIDLKGWGVGFITSFQQHCLFQMLNSVAGLREYFSQTDERAAAPRIPVMVNMNPPSISSKKSQKLSHHRTPSLDQIRAANRNAVSMLDEYSDEDEDFQCTDQEVSSPGLENDTIKTALEEEPMEHIDMSTFSGNLRHDDSDNGRDCWTISDGKNFRVRGKNFCTDKTKVPAGQSLMDLVAVDWFKDTKRMDHVARRPGCAAQVASEKGLFTLVINLQVPGSTHYSMIFYFVMKKLIPGSLLQRFVDGDDEFRNSRMKLIPSVPKGSWIVRQSVGSSPCLLGKAVDCNYIRGPKYLEIDVDVGSSTVANGVMGLVIGVITTLVVDMAFLVQGNTPDELPEPLIGAARVCHIELSSAVVPKLEPEPSTTE from the exons ATGTCGAAGGTGGTGCACGAGGGATGGATGGTGAGGTATGGGAGGAGGAAGATAGGAAAATCATTCCTTCATATGCGTTATTTCGTTCTGGAGACTAAGTTGTTGGCCTACTTCAAGACGAAACCTCAGGGAAATGTG GCTCCAATCAAGACTCTTCAAATTGATGGTAATTTTCGAGTGGAAGATCGAGGCTTGAAGACTCATCATGGACAG ATGGTTTACGTCCTATCGGTCTATAACATGAAAGAGAAGCATGATCAAATCACG ATGGCAGCTTTCAACATTCAGGAAGCACtaatttggaaagaaaaaattgaatccGTGATTGATCAG CATCAAGAGTCAGTAGGTGGTAGTCGTGCCAAATTAAACGATTTCAAATCTGGGACGGAGAGTACTGGGAGGACGACTTCAGATCAGGAAAGCCC GTTCAGTGCTGCTGAGGATGAAGATGAATCTCAACAAAACATGCTGCGAGGAACAACAATTGCAAACG CGATAGATCCTCCGGAGTCTGTGGTGGATTGGACAAAGGAATCAGAGTCAGATTTGGCAAACCCCAAGTATAGGCGCTTACTTTATTGTCAAAATG GGCTTCGCATTTTCGAGGAGCTACTCAATGTTGATTTACTA CCAAAGGGCTGTAGTAGAGCTATGAAGGCGGTTGGCGTAGTGGAGGCTACTTGTGAAGAAATATTTGAGCTTGTAATGAGCATGGACGCAACACGTTTTGA GTGGGATTGTAGCTTCCTGTATGGTAGTTTGGTTGAGGAGGTAGATGGACACACAGCAATACTTTATCACAGACTTCGACTCGACTGGTTTCCGAG TTTTATTTGGCCTCGTGATCTTTGTTATGTAAGATACTGGCGTAGAAATGATGATGGAAGTTACG TTGTGTTATTTCGTTCTAGAGAGCATAAGAATTGTAATCCTCTACCTGGATATGTTCGAGCTCATATCGAGA GTGGTGGATTCAATATTTCACCCCTCAAACCGCGTAATGGGAGGCCAAGAACTCAAGTACAGCAACTTATGCAGATAGATTTGAAAGGGTGGGGTGTAGGTTTCATCACGTCATTTCAACAACATTGTCTGTTTCAGATGTTAAATAGTGTTGCTG GACTTCGCGAATACTTTTCTCAAACTGATGAGAGGGCAGCTGCTCCGAGAATTCCAGTTATGGTTAATATGAATCCACCATCTATCTCCTCTAAAAAAAGCCAGAAACTGTCTCATCATCGTACTCCGTCTTTAGACCAAATACGTGCTGCAAACAGAAATGCAGTATCGATGTTGGACGAGTACTCTGATGAGGATGAAGATTTTCAGTGCACTGATCAAGAG GTATCATCACCGGGTCTTGAAAACGATACGATTAAAACTG CTCTTGAAGAAGAACCTATGGAGCATATTGATATGTCAACTTTTTCGGGTAATCTACGACATGATGACAGTGATAATGGCCGTGACTGCTGGACAATATCTGATGGAAAAAACTTCAGAGTTCGTGGCAAGAACTTTTGCACGGACAAAACAAAG GTTCCAGCTGGTCAATCTCTCATGGATCTTGTCGCGGTCGACTGGTTCAAGGATACTAAACGAATGGACCATGTCGCTAGGCGTCCTGGTTGTGCAGCACAG gTTGCTTCAGAAAAAGGACTCTTTACTTTGGTTATAAATTTGCAA GTACCTGGATCAACACACTACAGCATGATTTTCTATTTCGTCATGAAAAAGTTGATACCTGGTTCTCTCTTGCAACGGTTTGTTGATGGAGATGATGAGTTTCGGAATAGTAGAATGAAGCTAATCCCATCAGTACCAAAG GGTTCATGGATTGTGCGTCAGAGTGTTGGAAGTTCCCCGTGTTTACTGGGAAAGGCAGTCGATTGCAATTACATTCGCGGTCCCAAGTATTTAGAG attgatgttgatgttggtTCCTCCACTGTTGCAAATGGAGTTATGGGGCTTGTCATTGGCGTAATCACAACACTAGTCGTTGACATGGCTTTCCTTGTACAG GGAAACACCCCTGATGAGTTACCAGAGCCACTTATAGGCGCTGCACGCGTCTGTCATATAGAACTATCATCTGCTGTTGTACCAAAGCTTGAACCTGAGCCATCGACAACGGAGTAG